Proteins from a genomic interval of Zingiber officinale cultivar Zhangliang chromosome 1B, Zo_v1.1, whole genome shotgun sequence:
- the LOC122039241 gene encoding uncharacterized protein LOC122039241 encodes MDKNSGNYFRDLFNSPNIDEYSSEESSRARPNFFNSQFPFPTQHSPNFQPFPYPPPYYHNFQSYPNSLSGDPRAPFYTYPPVYWQSNQYFMQGPSHGINQLQSPEIHSNESRRAIVDAIDSDKSTPYAVPDSQFPPFSSEIGPDDIILNRAPEMGNESDEDHNKRTVWTVADDKLLAAAYTIMSEDSVVGNAQKSESFWKRVVTYFNTNRAKEAKKRTAEKAKSHWASLKKIVNRYNGIYNKWYNDRPSEWSDEDLMVRAHEEYKSTFKTTFQYEHVWRIVKDNPMYAPQSSDRRATKTKQEHQNHRVHILTLLILIQLLI; translated from the coding sequence ATGGATAAAAATTCTGGTAATTATTTTAGGGATTTGTTCAACTCTCCAAATATCGACGAATATTCAAGTGAAGAAAGTTCTCGAGCCCGTCCTAATTTCTTCAATTCTCAATTTCCATTTCCCACTCAACATTCACCAAATTTCCAACCTTTTCCATACCCACCACCATATTACCATAATTTCCAAAGTTATCCAAATTCTTTGAGTGGCGACCCTCGAGCTCCGTTTTATACATATCCTCCAGTATATTGGCAGAGTAATCAGTATTTCATGCAAGGCCCATCTCATGGAATTAATCAGCTTCAATCACCAGAGATTCATTcaaatgaatcgagaagagctaTTGTTGATGCAATTGACAGTGATAAAAGTACACCTTATGCAGTCCCCGATTCACAATTTCCTCCATTTTCATCTGAAATAGGGCCTGACGATATTATTCTCAATCGAGCACCAGAGATGGGCAACGAATCAGATGAAGACCATAACAAGCGAACAGTATGGACAGTGGCAGATGATAAGCTCCTTGCAGCGGCCTACACAATTATGAGTGAAGATTCAGTAGTTGGTAATGCCCAGAAGAGTGAGTCATTTTGGAAACGAGTTGTGACATACTTCAATACCAATCGAGCTAAAGAAGCTAAAAAGAGAACTGCGGAGAAAGCAAAATCACATTGGGCTTCATTGAAAAAGATCGTAAATAGATACAATGGAATCTACAATAAATGGTATAATGATAGACCAAGCGAATGGAGTGATGAGGATTTGATGGTGCGAGCTCATGAAGAATACAAGAGTACTTTTAAAACTACTTTCCAATATGAGCATGTGTGGAGAATCGTGAAAGATAATCCTATGTATGCTCCTCAATCCTCAGATCGACGGGCAACAAAAACAAAGCAAGAACATCAGAATCATCGGGTGCACATATTGACTCTTCTAATCCTAATACAACTGCTGATATAG